In the Primulina tabacum isolate GXHZ01 chromosome 7, ASM2559414v2, whole genome shotgun sequence genome, AACCCAAAAAGCGAGCCCCTCAAATCACCATGACAGAAAAGTGGTTCCAGCTTGTGTTCTATTCATGGTGTGCAACGTTTGTAGTGACTTAAACtccttaaacttgtgtaaaacaacCCCTGATCCAtaacctaatcatggcagccccttaagatcatattaaacatgattttggatgaaaatacAAGCTTTAAAAATCACATGAGATGCTTGTAcgaaaatataatatcatgtaatttttttttcatgcaaaacacaataaaataaataatatgatgtgatatatgattaaagaaaagaatatgacgtgccttttCGTATTTTACGCAAGAATATAcattgacgattgaagaacggcGACGGGGAGAGCCTTGACTTGAAAAGCTATGAAGATTTCGATGCTTCCCTTGAAtatgatgtgtgtgccgtgtgttgtAAGGGAGAAAGGGGTCTTGTTGATTTGTTGGGGGAAGGGGGCCGAGAGTTATCAATGTCTAGGGTAAGATTTTgcactttaaatatttaattaaaagacTAATGATAGTCTAGGCCCATTAACAAGGTTAATAGgtccattaagcccattagtgtataattaaaatattttgtttaatatagTTTGTGAAATTactagccgggttgtcaaaacgttcgtattttgttgaaaattccaacaccgataaaatttacgtctcggcgtataaaatcacctcaaaactctttattttcaaaataataaaaaacatcaatcatattttaaataattaaaaacaattaaccaataaaaacattttctatttttcagctatcggtctccgttcctcgatcgcaactcgaataacctttaaaaatacattttaatgtaaCCAtgcagaaaagtatattttaaacatgtcatcatgcacaacataattaatttatgcaattaaacaatcaattgaaatacacaaaaaatttaataacttgtatgcatgtggtttacgtggactttcGAATTTTCGGACATTACAATTTGAAACACCAAATATAGCGAAATATTTCGTCTCGTTGAAGTAACCACAGCATTCTTGCCTCGATTTAATTTGGCATACACAACATACGAATATCCGCACACTAGTATATTTTGtactataatatataaaaatgataagGTGAATATCTTGACATGATATGCTTATAAAACGACCACATCactcttaatataaaaaaaaacattaaataaactataaatttaataataacaataaattaTTCTACTTAAAGAAATATTCCATgttttttttcagaaaaatttataaaaaaatatctttaaagttttaattattatatttaaaattgtttAAATGAAATTACCTAAtattaaaatagaaaaaagtTAACAAATCTGATCTGTGAGCCCAGGAATATCTTGGGGAGCATTTTTGCGGTAAAATCTAGAACGTTAAAAAGAAAGATGCGCAGCGATTTCAGTAAAAATGTTACAGCTGGAGTGGCAGTTGTACGTCTGTTTAGAGTTCACTGTCCACCACCACGTGTCCGGTTTTGATTAGCTACCAACTTATCTTTTGaatgataaatatatatatattgtttattcaattatatatttttatttatttaacacATAATACGtgtattaaataataattcaattataatgtataaataaattatatgattAATACACAAGTGACATCTACCAAACCCACATGTCCCATCTATCACCAGGAGATTCCAAACTCCCCCTTCACTTTTCCCCCAATTTTTCACTTTTTTCATTTCCCACCATTTAAAAAACAATGAATCCCTGtcctttttcttgattttccgTGAActttcttgattttcttgtctacctttcctCCTATATAACGATCCCATCTCCAGCCTCAAAAACCTCTTCCTCTTCTCTTTTCCATCCTTCCTATAGGTTCTCCTTCTTTAGCTATACTGTTATTCTGCTTTTCTGCCTTTTCTGGGCATCATTCTTCGTTTTGTGGGGGAGATTCTGCTCCATTTTGGGCTCTGGGTTCTTGAGTTGTATTCCTCTTCAGATTTCTGCCGAAAAAAGGTGAAATATTCTGGGCTAGTTCCTGGCCTGATTCTTCGTTTTTTGGTGAGATTATTCTGTTCGATTTAGGGATCTGGGTTTATGTTTTGGGGGATTTGTGACCATTTAATCTCGAGATTTCGGCTGTTACTCTGCCGAATCAGAAAGAAATTTTGTGGGTTCTTAGATTTCTGTAAAAAGCATCGTTCTTTATGCTGATGATAATATTGATCTCGATGTTTCAGATTCATGTCTCCTGTAGTAAGTGAAATCATCCGTTCCGGTTTTATGATTAATTCCTCTCTCAGGCGCCGGACCCATCTTGTTCAATCTTTCTCGGTTGTTTTCCTCTACTGGTTCTACGTTTTCTCATAAATAACTCTTAAAAAAAACTTTGTAGTAAATAAAATATCTCATCATACAGTATATAACCTAATATTGATATCTGAATGAAaagaatttgataatttaaacaccaaaagaaaaaaaaatgtctTCTTCAAGTGGGACTTCGTCCAGTTCACTGCAGATTCAGAACTCCGGTTCAGAGGGAGTAGATTTGCTGAAGGCCGTTGATCAGAGGAAGAGGAAGAGAATGGAGTCGAACCGGGAATCTGCCAGGCGGTCGAGGATGAGAAAACAGAAGCATTTGGATGATCTGACTGCGGAGATTACTCAGCTCACCGAAGGAAACAGCCAGATTTTGACCAACATAAGTGCCACCACGCGGCACTATGTGAATCTTGAGGCTGAAAATTCAATCTTGAGGGCTCAAATGATGGAACTCAGTCAAAGACTCCATTCTTTGAATGAGATTCTTGATTTCATCAGCTCCTCCGCCGCCGCCTCAGCCGGAGGCGGCAGCTGTGTATTTGAGGCTGATGAGTTTCAGCACCTGGGATTTGCTGATGGTTTCTTGAACAATCCATGGAACTTGACGGGACTTGATCAACAGCCTCTAATGGCATCTGTGGAGATGTTTGATTATTGAGAATATGGGATTTTTTAGATTTGAGTAAAAACAAAAACATGTATGAGGCAGATTTCTTGTCCATATCCATGGGGAGAAATTATTGGTGGTTTGAAATTTTAGTTTTTGTATTTCTTTTGGGAAGTTAGCATTTGGGGTTTaatgatattatattatattacattaCAATGTATAAATAATTAGTGCAAGTTGTGTCATGCCTTGAATGGATCACTCTTATTGTTGGTATTAAATGAATGGTGTAGTCTTGTTTTCTTCGTCATCcttactttttttttatatatcctCTCTTTGACTTTGAGGTTAGATAAATTTGTTACTTTAGGTTTCTCATTAGTGCGTTAGAATTGTTTTATTAGTCTGAGATGATTCTTGAAACTAAGTGGAACAGTAAGTTTtagaattaatttatttttaaaatagaatTGATCTAATTACTAACTTTTAAGTAGGGTGTTGGGTAGATAATGTGCCTTCATGAGTAGATGTGGCAAAATTTTTCATGGGTTCTGGGCTCtgctaaaaaaaatttggaacGAGGACAGAGATCTTGGATTTTTTCGGGTTCGAAGATTTTTTAAATCCCCGAAATAATTCGAGGCGACTATATAATATTGTCTTGATCTTCGAATTCGtcttgaaaattttattaatattaatagtatactaattttattatttttaaaaaaatataaataacaatattattaaataatctcgATATTAATGTTAAaactaatattaatattaaatttatcaTTATAATAGTAGAATAATAAGTTCGGGTTCAGGGATTTCCAGAACAGCCCTCACACTATCCtgttgatatttttgaaatggaGATGAGGACGAAGATGATGATTAGATGATGAGATTACAAACTCGTCCCCGCTCCGCCACGTTGTAGTTCCAACTTCCAGCAATGAACTAAATCAAGCTAGAATACAACATTTTACAATATTTCGGGCCATCAATCGATTCATTCAACTTAAGATGtgatattaaaaattttgaattatttttattgaaatagTTAGATAAATCGTGTAACTTCTATCAATTTCATTTTATGCTACATCCAAAGAGATATACTATAGCTATGGTATATTATTGGATTCCAAAAACGTTATGGTCCCTCCATGTATGAATAAAATCACATTTTATCACATTTTATAGTTTAAAATGTGTATCACCCAATATAATATAGCATCCCTTCGAATGTAATATATGGAAATCCAACTAATGAAATTAGTATTTCAAGATACATATAATTTCCTAAAAATCATTGATAGAAGGAACGTTCGTCCTTTGGGTTTTGCTCAAGGTTTCCATGTATTTGATTTGTGGAATGAATAAATTCGAATTagagtaggtctattgtgagatggtctcacgaatctttatctgtgagatggatcaaccttactgatattcacaataaaaaataataatcttagcataaaaaataatattttttgatggATTACCCAAATAATAGATTCGTATcaaaaaatacgacccgtgagacagtctcacacaagtttttgccttcaaATTATACTAATTTGGTatatttgaaattcaccacaagtaatattaaattgttttgaATTAATCTGAAATACACTtgaattttttctattttaaaaatcaagaaaTATGAAATTATACGTAGAGTGCAACTTATTATTgagtttatatatttttttaatggatggtgggatttattttaaaattacaatCTTGACCAATAGACATGAGGTGACCACCTTAGGTATTTATTTTTGTCACGCGTGAACAACCATTAAACCAACACGTACGTGTCAATATATTTTGAGGGCGGTGGTTAGGACGGCAATTATTGGGTTAATTATTGTctatattct is a window encoding:
- the LOC142551606 gene encoding bZIP transcription factor 44-like, with the translated sequence MSSSSGTSSSSLQIQNSGSEGVDLLKAVDQRKRKRMESNRESARRSRMRKQKHLDDLTAEITQLTEGNSQILTNISATTRHYVNLEAENSILRAQMMELSQRLHSLNEILDFISSSAAASAGGGSCVFEADEFQHLGFADGFLNNPWNLTGLDQQPLMASVEMFDY